The window CGATGGCGTACCTGGTCAAGCCGTTCAGCAAGAGCGATGTCGTGCCGGCCATCGAGATGGCCGTCTCCCGCTTCACCGAGCTGAAGCAGCTGGAGCAGGAGGTCGCCGACCTCACCCTGCGGCTGGAGACCCGCAAGCTGGTCGACCGGGCGAAGTCCGTCCTGCAGAGCGAGTACGGCCTGACCGAGCCGGCCGCCTTCCGCTGGATCCAGAAGACGTCCATGGACCGCCGGATGTCGATGCAGCAGGTCGCCGAGGCCGTCATCGCGGACAACGAGGAGAAGAAGGCCGCGAAGAACGGCTGACGCCCGCCCCCGCGCACACGACATTGCCCGCGCCCCCTCGCAGGGGGCGCGGGCAATTCCGCGTGACCGGTCACGACGGGCCGGCCGAGCGTCTAGTCCTCGCCGAGGTAGGCCTTGCGCACCGACTCGTCGTGGAGCAGGTCCCGACCCGTGCCGGACAGGACGATGCTGCCGACCTCCATGACGTGACCCCGGTCGGCGAGCGAGAGCGCCGCCTGGGCGTTCTGCTCGACCAGCAGGATCGTGGTGCCCTGGGACTTCAGCTCGGCGATCGTCGCCATGATCTTCTGCATCATGATCGGCGACAGACCCATGGACGGCTCGTCCAGCATCAGCAGCTTCGGCTGGGACATCAGCGCCCTGCCCATCGCCAGCATCTGCTGCTCACCGCCCGAGAGGGTGCCGGCCGCCTGCTTCCTGCGCTCCCCGAGGATGGGGAACAGGTCGTAGGCGCGCTGGATGTCCTTCTCGATGCCCGGCTTGTCGTTGCGCAGGAACGCCCCGAGGCGCAGGTTGTCCTCGATGGTCATGCGCGGGAAGATGTGCCGCCCCTCGGGGGAGTGGGCGAGGCCCAGCGAGACCACCTGGTGGGCGGGGACCTTCTTCAGCGACTTGCCGTTGAACTTGATCTGGCCGCCGACCGGCTTGAGCAGACCGGACAGCGTGCGCAGGGTGGTGGTCTTGCCGGCGCCGTTGGTGCCGATGAGGGTGACCACCTGGCCGGCCTCGACCTTGAACGAAATGCCCTTGACGGCTTCGATCTTGCCGTAGGCGACCCGCAGGTCCTCGACTTCGAGCAGTGCGGTCATCGGTCGTTCTCCTTGCCGGGCGCGGCGTCCGTCGTGGTCTCGGCCTGCGCCTCGGCAGCCTCGACCTCGGCGACCTCGTCGTCGCCGGGCGCGTTCTCGAAGGGCTCGCCCAGGTAGGCGGCGATCACCCGCTCGTCGCCCTGGACGGTCGCGCTGTCGCCCTCGATCAGCTTCTCGCCCTGCACGAGCACGGCCACCCGGTCGCACAGGTTCATGATGAAGCGCATGTCGTGCTCGATGACGAGGACGGCGATGCCCATGTCCCGGATGGCGAAGACCAGTTCCTCGGTGGCCCGGGTCTCCTGCGGGTTCATGCCGGCCGTCGGCTCGTCGAGGAGCAGCAGACCGGGCTCGCTGGCGAGGGCGCGGGCGATCTCCAGCTTGCGCTGCTCTCCGTAGGGGAGGTTGCGGGCCAGGTGCTCGGCCTTCTTGTCCAGGCCCACGAACGCCAGCAGCTCCATGGCCCGCTCGCGGGAGGCCTTCTCCGCACGGTGGAAGCCCGGTCCGCGCAGGAGCGCGGACCACAGGCCCTCCTTGGTGCGGGTGTGCCGGCCGACGAGCACGTTCTCCAGGACCGTCATGTTGGCGAACAGGCGGATGTTCTGGAACGTGCGGGCGATGCCGGCCGCGGTGACCTTGAAGGACTTCGGCGGCAGTACCCCGCCCTTGTAGCGGACCTCGCCCTCGGTGGGGATGTACAGGCCGGTCAGGCAGTTGAAGAAGGTCGTCTTGCCGGCGCCGTTGGGGCCGATCAGACCGACGATCTCGCCGCTGTTGACGGTGAGGTCGACGTTCCGTACGGCCGTCAGGCCGCCGAACCGCATGGTGACGCCGCGTGCGTCGAGGACGACCTCGCCGGGGGTGGAGGCGCCGGGGGCGGCGTCCTTGGTGGTGGTGTCGGTAGTCATCGTGGTCAGGCCCCTGCCTTGCTGAGGACGGCGGGCGCTTCGGTCTCCTCGTGGAACTCGAGCTGCCGGCGCCGGTTGGGGATGAGGCCCTCCGGACGGAAGCGCATCAGCAGTACGAGCGCGACGCCGAAGGCGAAGAGCTGGTAGTCGCCCAGGAACTGGAGCTTGGCGGGGATCAGGTACAGCAGCGCGGCGCCGACCAGCGGACCGGCGATGGTGCCCATGCCGCCGAGGACCACCGCGGCCAGCAGGAAGGCCGAGTTGGGCGGCACGACGTGCGCGAACTGGTACTGCTCCGGGGTGACCGTGTAGGTGACGTGGGCCTGGACGGAGCCGGCGAGACCGGCGAGGGCGGCACCCAGGGCGAAGGCGATGAGCTTGACCCGGAAGCCGTTGATGCCCATGGCGAGCGCGGCGGTCTCGTCCTCGCGGATGGCGATCCAGGCGCGGCCGATGCGGGAGTCGCTGCTGCGCCGGAAGACCACGACCACGATGAACGTGATGAGCAGCATCAGCAGGAAGTAGTTCGCGA of the Streptomyces sp. 1222.5 genome contains:
- a CDS encoding ABC transporter ATP-binding protein, coding for MTALLEVEDLRVAYGKIEAVKGISFKVEAGQVVTLIGTNGAGKTTTLRTLSGLLKPVGGQIKFNGKSLKKVPAHQVVSLGLAHSPEGRHIFPRMTIEDNLRLGAFLRNDKPGIEKDIQRAYDLFPILGERRKQAAGTLSGGEQQMLAMGRALMSQPKLLMLDEPSMGLSPIMMQKIMATIAELKSQGTTILLVEQNAQAALSLADRGHVMEVGSIVLSGTGRDLLHDESVRKAYLGED
- a CDS encoding ABC transporter ATP-binding protein, whose amino-acid sequence is MTTDTTTKDAAPGASTPGEVVLDARGVTMRFGGLTAVRNVDLTVNSGEIVGLIGPNGAGKTTFFNCLTGLYIPTEGEVRYKGGVLPPKSFKVTAAGIARTFQNIRLFANMTVLENVLVGRHTRTKEGLWSALLRGPGFHRAEKASRERAMELLAFVGLDKKAEHLARNLPYGEQRKLEIARALASEPGLLLLDEPTAGMNPQETRATEELVFAIRDMGIAVLVIEHDMRFIMNLCDRVAVLVQGEKLIEGDSATVQGDERVIAAYLGEPFENAPGDDEVAEVEAAEAQAETTTDAAPGKENDR